A genomic segment from Patescibacteria group bacterium encodes:
- a CDS encoding HIT domain-containing protein: MSDTQTLPDCLFCKLANSPDGLIWQNDEFAAFKDIHPKERVHILIVPKDHVNSLDEATPELSGSLLEATRQVAAEQGVTGAYRVAINVGRKGGQEVDHLHLHLMAP; encoded by the coding sequence ATGAGCGATACGCAAACCCTTCCAGACTGCCTATTTTGTAAGCTGGCTAACAGTCCAGATGGGCTGATCTGGCAGAATGATGAGTTTGCGGCCTTTAAAGATATCCACCCTAAAGAGCGGGTTCACATCTTGATTGTGCCGAAAGACCACGTTAACAGTCTTGATGAGGCTACTCCGGAGCTATCTGGAAGCCTGCTGGAGGCCACTCGACAGGTGGCGGCGGAGCAGGGAGTGACCGGCGCCTACCGGGTTGCTATCAACGTAGGGCGCAAAGGTGGGCAGGAGGTGGATCACCTACACCTCCATCTGATGGCGCCTTAA
- the map gene encoding type I methionyl aminopeptidase: MPNISLKTADDIERLRQGGAVLDQVLKAVAAAAQPGATPRQLSQLAADETKRHGVEAAFKGHQGFPDPICISVNDAVVHGIPNDIPLMDGDIVGLDYGVRYKGRITDGAITVAVGRPEAAAKRLLEGTQRALAAGIAAAQPGAQVGDISAAIEQVLRQHKLGIITELVGHGVGYELWEEPQVPNQGKAGRGPELQPGMVIAIEPMATLGSADIVLDGDGWTIRTADGSLSAQFEHTVVITEQGAQILTQS; encoded by the coding sequence ATGCCGAACATCTCGCTTAAAACCGCCGACGATATTGAGCGACTGCGTCAGGGGGGAGCGGTTTTGGACCAGGTGCTAAAGGCGGTTGCGGCGGCCGCTCAGCCAGGAGCCACCCCGCGACAGCTGTCACAACTAGCGGCCGATGAAACCAAGCGCCATGGAGTCGAGGCCGCCTTTAAGGGGCATCAGGGATTTCCGGATCCGATCTGTATTTCGGTCAACGATGCGGTGGTCCACGGCATCCCGAACGACATTCCACTAATGGACGGTGACATTGTGGGCTTAGATTATGGCGTGCGCTATAAGGGCAGAATTACCGATGGCGCCATCACCGTGGCGGTTGGTCGCCCTGAAGCCGCTGCCAAACGTCTACTAGAAGGTACCCAGCGGGCTCTGGCAGCCGGGATTGCCGCCGCTCAACCCGGAGCCCAAGTTGGTGACATATCGGCCGCTATCGAGCAGGTTTTACGCCAGCATAAACTAGGTATTATCACCGAGTTGGTTGGCCACGGGGTTGGCTATGAGCTATGGGAGGAGCCGCAGGTGCCGAATCAGGGTAAGGCCGGTCGTGGCCCAGAGCTGCAGCCGGGCATGGTTATCGCCATCGAGCCCATGGCAACGCTCGGTTCGGCCGACATTGTGCTTGATGGCGATGGTTGGACCATTCGTACCGCCGATGGCAGCCTGTCGGCTCAGTTTGAGCACACCGTTGTTATCACCGAGCAGGGCGCTCAAATCCTCACGCAGTCATAA
- the ybeY gene encoding rRNA maturation RNase YbeY → MTIQLVGDWPTELATAVQAIAAAVDNDDQVELPDGMVNLLLVDDAQITELNTQYTGNAYATDVLTFPYQPVENDDPTIADVVISTETAARQAEQAQIEVVDEVGLLALHGLLHAAGYDHSTPEGQQQMEAIQQRVMVDSNLRYRDFKWNQ, encoded by the coding sequence ATGACGATTCAGTTGGTGGGTGATTGGCCGACCGAGCTGGCCACCGCGGTTCAGGCGATCGCCGCTGCCGTCGACAATGATGACCAGGTTGAGTTGCCAGACGGCATGGTGAACCTGCTGCTGGTTGACGATGCTCAGATAACCGAGTTAAATACACAGTATACCGGTAATGCTTATGCCACCGATGTGCTAACCTTCCCATATCAGCCGGTTGAAAACGACGATCCAACCATCGCCGACGTGGTTATAAGTACCGAGACCGCCGCTCGTCAGGCCGAACAGGCCCAAATTGAGGTGGTCGATGAGGTGGGACTGCTAGCGCTGCACGGATTGTTACATGCTGCCGGTTACGACCATTCAACCCCAGAAGGCCAGCAGCAGATGGAGGCGATTCAGCAGCGAGTGATGGTCGACTCAAACCTAAGATACAGGGACTTTAAATGGAATCAGTAA
- a CDS encoding diacylglycerol kinase family protein, with product MESVIGFLRSLRTAFSGLVHVVRVERNARFHLVIAVLALLLAVALNVSNAELAAIFFAIIIVFVSEVVNTAIEKILDLIEPNHNQQVRIIKDIAAGAVLVAAVGAAAIGVAVFGPYLTGFIWPLS from the coding sequence ATGGAATCAGTAATCGGATTTTTACGCAGCCTCCGTACCGCCTTTAGCGGATTGGTGCATGTGGTGCGGGTTGAGCGAAACGCTCGTTTTCACCTGGTTATAGCGGTGTTAGCGCTACTACTAGCGGTGGCTCTAAATGTGTCTAACGCCGAGCTAGCGGCAATCTTTTTTGCCATTATTATCGTGTTTGTGTCGGAGGTGGTTAACACCGCCATCGAAAAGATCCTGGACTTAATTGAGCCCAACCACAACCAGCAGGTTCGAATTATTAAGGACATTGCCGCTGGCGCGGTGCTGGTGGCGGCGGTCGGTGCGGCCGCCATTGGGGTGGCGGTGTTTGGGCCGTACCTAACGGGGTTTATATGGCCCCTGTCGTAG
- the rpsU gene encoding 30S ribosomal protein S21, producing MLQVNRKDERESLENLIRRFNKKVQQSGVLGVARRKRQFEKPLTKRAQREIAIRKAARKANKAKQALYR from the coding sequence GTGCTGCAAGTAAATCGCAAAGATGAACGAGAATCACTCGAAAACCTGATCCGCCGCTTTAACAAGAAGGTGCAGCAATCAGGTGTGTTGGGTGTGGCTCGGCGCAAGCGTCAGTTTGAGAAGCCGCTAACCAAGCGGGCTCAACGCGAAATTGCTATCCGCAAGGCTGCTCGCAAGGCCAACAAAGCCAAGCAAGCCCTCTATCGCTAA
- a CDS encoding GatB/YqeY domain-containing protein encodes MSLIDTINQDLTAALKEQQADRVQVLRLIKTAFINEKIKLGHDLGEPEALKVLQREAKQRRDSIDQYRAGGRDDLADSEQQELAIIEGYLPQQLSQSELDDLVSQVISELKPSGPAQMGQVIGEVVKRASGRTDGAAVSAAVRAKLQ; translated from the coding sequence ATGTCGCTCATCGATACCATCAACCAGGATCTAACCGCTGCTCTTAAGGAGCAGCAGGCCGATCGCGTGCAGGTTTTACGTTTAATTAAAACCGCCTTTATTAATGAAAAAATCAAACTTGGACATGATCTGGGTGAGCCGGAGGCACTTAAGGTGTTGCAGCGTGAGGCCAAGCAGCGCCGTGACTCCATTGACCAGTATCGCGCTGGGGGCCGAGACGACCTGGCTGACTCCGAGCAGCAGGAGCTTGCAATTATTGAGGGCTACCTGCCGCAGCAGCTGAGCCAGTCTGAGCTAGACGATCTTGTCAGCCAGGTGATAAGCGAGCTCAAGCCAAGTGGCCCGGCCCAGATGGGCCAGGTGATTGGCGAGGTGGTCAAACGCGCTAGCGGTCGTACCGACGGAGCGGCCGTATCGGCAGCGGTACGAGCCAAGCTGCAATAA
- a CDS encoding nucleoside monophosphate kinase, translated as MAPVVAIMGPIGSGKSVQARILAEELGWQAVSTGSILREHIKEPGIDPAVVAALNAGHLVPSPYVHKVLLEKLRQLPADTGIVLDGSPRKPGEVHHLNEDLPALGRKLNLVILLKLSREQVEQRLAKRGRHDDQPETIKVRWAEYERDTLPTIELCRQQGLLREVDADAEPAVVQQRILEVLHAEHLA; from the coding sequence ATGGCCCCTGTCGTAGCTATTATGGGGCCGATTGGCTCCGGTAAGTCGGTTCAGGCCAGGATATTGGCCGAAGAGCTCGGGTGGCAGGCGGTTTCGACCGGCAGCATCCTGCGTGAGCACATCAAGGAGCCCGGTATCGACCCGGCGGTGGTGGCGGCGCTGAACGCCGGTCATTTGGTGCCGTCACCTTACGTGCACAAGGTGTTGCTGGAAAAGCTGCGTCAGCTGCCAGCGGACACGGGTATCGTACTTGATGGCTCACCACGCAAGCCTGGAGAGGTGCATCATTTAAACGAAGACTTGCCGGCGCTAGGCCGTAAGCTCAACCTGGTAATCTTGCTTAAACTGTCGCGCGAACAGGTTGAGCAGCGCTTGGCTAAACGTGGGCGACATGATGATCAGCCCGAAACCATTAAGGTGCGATGGGCCGAGTACGAGCGCGACACGTTGCCAACCATTGAGTTGTGTCGCCAGCAGGGACTGCTGCGCGAGGTCGACGCTGACGCCGAGCCGGCGGTGGTGCAACAACGTATTTTAGAGGTGCTACATGCCGAACATCTCGCTTAA